Proteins encoded together in one Catellatospora citrea window:
- a CDS encoding error-prone DNA polymerase, which yields MRGGRVVDPLVADGGDAPGFSRKREPYRAERIERPKTAVPYAELHCHTNFSFLDGASDPEELVAEAVRLGLEALAITDHDGFYGVVRFAEAAREHGLPTVFGAELNLAGLPRGGGAPDPAGTHLLALARGPQGYANLARTLSEAHLLGGEKGRPRYELEKIAGTLSGSAVILTGCRKGAVPHALLTEGVEAAARELDRLKDLFGAENVVVELTDHADPADGDRNEVLAHLAQRAGLPVLATNNVHYHAPARRRLATVTAAVRARTSLDQIDGYLPAAATAHLRSGAEMAARFAAMPYPGADRAVAYAAELGKELAFDLRLVAPKLPPFTDEHGNRVDEVAFLRERTYEGAAERYGPRQAYPEAYERIEHELKMIEQLEFPGYFLVVWDIVRFCREVDIYCQGRGSAANSAVCYALRITNVDPVGGEGGLLFERFLAPERDGPPDIDVDIESDRREEVIQYVYRRYDRQHTAQVANVISYRPRSAVRDVARAFGFSAGQQDAWSKQIDRWHGVSAKDVDGIPEHVLEYANELLNAPRHLGIHSGGMVICDRPVIEVCPVEWARMPGRTVLQWDKDDCAAVDLVKFDLLGLGMLSALHYAFDFLGQELDLGDLKPDDPEVYEMLCRADTVGVFQVESRAQMSTLPRLRPERFYDLVVEVALIRPGPIQGGSVHPFIRRKNGLEPVDIPHPRMHNSLARTLGVPLFQEQMMQLAIDVADFTPVEADQLRRAMGSKRSMDKMERLRERLFEGMARNGIGPELADDIYAKLAAFANYGFPESHAISFAYLVYASAWLKRYHPAAFCAALLGAQPMGFYSPQSLVDDARRHGVQVRRPDVNASLVKANLEWAPGDRSGSVPGEQPSQWGLGGPAVRLGLDSVRTLGEDVAARIVQERERGGAYADMTDLARRAGLPATQLEALATADAFACFGLDRRAALWAAGAAATDTPDRLPGTVVGVHAPTLPGMDAVDRLVADVWATGLSPDDHPIRLVRERLTAQGALPIARLTGVEHGSRVLVGGLVTHRQRPATAGGVTFLNLEDETGMLNVVCSPGLWLRYRKVARGSAALLVRGRLESASGVRNLVADQLETLTVATPVASRDFR from the coding sequence ATGCGGGGCGGCCGGGTGGTCGATCCGCTGGTCGCCGATGGCGGGGATGCGCCGGGGTTCTCGCGGAAGAGGGAGCCGTACCGGGCCGAGCGGATCGAGCGGCCGAAGACGGCGGTGCCGTACGCGGAGCTGCACTGTCACACGAACTTCAGCTTTCTCGACGGGGCCAGCGATCCGGAGGAGCTGGTCGCCGAGGCGGTGCGGCTGGGGTTGGAGGCTCTGGCGATCACCGACCACGACGGGTTCTACGGGGTGGTGCGGTTCGCGGAGGCGGCACGCGAGCACGGGCTGCCGACCGTGTTCGGGGCGGAGCTGAACCTGGCCGGCCTGCCCCGGGGCGGGGGAGCGCCCGACCCGGCGGGCACCCACCTGCTGGCGCTGGCCCGAGGGCCGCAGGGGTATGCGAACCTGGCCCGCACCCTGTCCGAGGCGCACCTGCTGGGCGGCGAGAAGGGCCGGCCGAGATACGAGCTGGAGAAGATCGCCGGCACGCTCAGCGGCAGCGCGGTGATCCTGACCGGGTGCCGGAAGGGGGCGGTGCCGCATGCGCTGCTCACCGAGGGGGTGGAGGCGGCCGCGCGGGAGCTGGACCGGCTGAAGGACCTGTTCGGCGCGGAGAACGTGGTGGTGGAGCTGACCGACCACGCCGACCCGGCGGACGGCGACCGCAACGAGGTCCTGGCGCACCTGGCGCAGCGGGCCGGGCTGCCCGTGCTCGCCACGAACAACGTGCACTACCACGCCCCGGCGCGGCGGCGGCTGGCCACGGTGACCGCGGCGGTGCGCGCCCGCACCAGCCTGGACCAGATCGACGGCTACCTGCCCGCGGCGGCGACCGCGCACCTGCGTTCCGGTGCGGAGATGGCGGCCCGGTTTGCGGCGATGCCGTATCCGGGCGCGGACCGCGCGGTGGCGTACGCCGCGGAGCTGGGTAAAGAGCTCGCGTTCGACCTGCGGCTGGTCGCCCCGAAGCTGCCGCCGTTCACCGATGAGCACGGTAACCGGGTCGACGAGGTGGCGTTCCTGCGCGAGCGCACCTACGAGGGCGCGGCGGAGCGGTACGGGCCGCGGCAGGCGTACCCGGAGGCGTACGAGCGCATCGAGCACGAACTCAAGATGATCGAGCAGCTGGAGTTCCCCGGCTACTTCCTGGTGGTCTGGGACATCGTCCGGTTCTGCCGCGAGGTGGACATCTACTGCCAGGGGCGGGGGTCGGCGGCGAACTCGGCGGTCTGCTACGCGCTGCGGATCACCAACGTGGACCCGGTCGGCGGCGAGGGCGGGCTGCTGTTCGAGCGCTTCCTGGCCCCGGAGCGGGACGGGCCGCCCGACATCGACGTGGACATCGAGTCCGACCGGCGCGAGGAGGTCATCCAGTACGTCTACCGCCGCTACGACCGGCAGCACACCGCGCAGGTCGCCAACGTCATCTCGTACCGGCCGCGGTCGGCGGTGCGCGACGTGGCCCGCGCGTTCGGCTTCTCGGCCGGGCAGCAGGACGCCTGGTCCAAGCAGATCGACCGCTGGCACGGGGTGTCGGCCAAGGACGTCGACGGCATCCCGGAGCACGTGCTGGAGTACGCCAACGAGCTGCTCAACGCCCCCCGGCACCTGGGCATCCACTCCGGCGGCATGGTCATCTGCGACCGGCCGGTGATCGAGGTGTGCCCGGTGGAGTGGGCGCGCATGCCCGGCCGCACCGTGCTGCAGTGGGACAAGGACGACTGCGCGGCGGTCGACCTGGTCAAGTTCGACCTGCTGGGCCTGGGCATGCTGTCGGCGCTGCACTACGCGTTCGACTTCCTGGGCCAGGAGCTGGACCTCGGCGATCTGAAACCGGACGACCCCGAGGTGTACGAGATGCTGTGCCGCGCCGACACCGTCGGGGTGTTCCAGGTGGAGAGCCGGGCGCAGATGTCGACGCTGCCCCGGTTGCGCCCGGAGCGCTTCTACGACCTGGTGGTGGAGGTGGCGCTGATCCGGCCCGGCCCGATCCAGGGCGGTTCGGTGCACCCGTTCATCCGGCGCAAGAACGGGCTGGAGCCGGTGGACATCCCGCACCCGCGGATGCACAACTCACTGGCCCGGACTCTGGGCGTGCCGCTGTTCCAGGAGCAGATGATGCAGCTGGCCATCGACGTGGCCGACTTCACCCCGGTGGAGGCCGACCAGCTGCGCCGGGCGATGGGCTCCAAGCGGTCCATGGACAAGATGGAGCGGCTGCGCGAGCGCCTGTTCGAGGGCATGGCCCGCAACGGGATCGGGCCGGAGCTGGCCGACGACATCTACGCCAAGCTAGCCGCGTTCGCCAACTACGGCTTCCCGGAGAGCCACGCGATCAGCTTCGCCTACCTGGTGTACGCCAGCGCCTGGCTCAAGCGGTATCACCCGGCGGCGTTCTGCGCGGCGCTGCTCGGGGCGCAGCCGATGGGCTTCTACTCGCCGCAGTCGCTGGTCGACGACGCCCGGCGGCACGGGGTGCAGGTGCGCCGCCCCGACGTCAACGCGAGCCTGGTGAAGGCCAACCTGGAGTGGGCGCCGGGGGACCGCTCCGGCAGCGTGCCGGGGGAGCAGCCGTCGCAGTGGGGGCTGGGCGGCCCGGCGGTGCGGCTCGGCCTGGACAGCGTGCGCACGCTGGGGGAGGACGTCGCGGCACGGATCGTGCAGGAGCGCGAGCGCGGTGGGGCGTACGCCGACATGACCGATCTGGCCCGGCGGGCCGGCCTGCCCGCGACCCAGCTGGAGGCGCTGGCCACCGCGGACGCCTTCGCCTGTTTCGGCCTGGACCGGCGGGCGGCGCTGTGGGCGGCGGGCGCGGCCGCCACCGACACCCCGGACCGGCTGCCCGGCACGGTCGTCGGCGTGCACGCGCCGACCCTGCCCGGCATGGACGCGGTGGACAGGCTGGTGGCCGACGTGTGGGCGACCGGGCTGTCCCCGGACGACCACCCGATCCGGCTGGTGCGCGAGCGGCTGACCGCACAGGGGGCGCTGCCGATCGCGCGGCTCACCGGGGTCGAGCACGGGTCCCGGGTGCTGGTCGGCGGGCTGGTCACGCACCGGCAGCGGCCGGCCACCGCGGGCGGGGTGACCTTCCTCAACCTGGAGGACGAGACCGGGATGCTCAACGTGGTCTGCTCGCCCGGCCTGTGGCTGCGCTACCGCAAGGTGGCCCGGGGCAGCGCGGCGCTGCTGGTCCGCGGGCGGCTGGAGTCGGCATCGGGGGTGCGCAACCTGGTCGCGGATCAACTGGAGACGTTGACGGTGGCGACCCCCGTCGCCTCAAGGGATTTCCGTTAG
- a CDS encoding SAV_6107 family HEPN domain-containing protein: protein MNATTKVPAHLLPHRTPIELIVLARRGLAEARETGGHAQRYATAHLAALRAAAAVIAARALPAPARRRQITSVWVLLAMVAPELSAWSSLFSSGAAKRSAAEAGIARVTAEEADTLMLQAGHFVDLVQEALDLAIQPVLAS from the coding sequence ATGAACGCCACGACGAAGGTGCCGGCCCATCTGCTGCCGCACCGCACTCCGATCGAGCTGATCGTCCTCGCCCGCCGCGGGCTCGCCGAGGCCCGGGAGACCGGGGGCCACGCGCAGCGCTACGCCACCGCCCACCTCGCCGCCCTGCGTGCCGCGGCCGCCGTGATCGCCGCCCGGGCCCTGCCCGCGCCCGCCCGGCGCCGCCAGATCACCAGCGTGTGGGTGCTGCTGGCCATGGTCGCTCCCGAGCTGAGCGCCTGGTCGTCCCTGTTCTCGTCCGGCGCGGCCAAGAGATCCGCCGCCGAGGCCGGCATCGCCCGGGTCACCGCCGAGGAGGCGGACACCCTGATGTTGCAGGCCGGCCACTTCGTCGACCTGGTGCAGGAGGCGCTGGATCTCGCGATCCAGCCCGTGCTCGCGAGCTGA
- a CDS encoding DNA polymerase Y family protein, whose product MGDAAQRTMLVWCPDWPVIAADLLDGVPAHRPVAVLHANRVVASSAAARAEGVRRGLRKREAQSRCPQVIVIDYDPVRDVRAFEPVVAAVEEIAASVAVLRAGVCAFAARGPARYFGGEEAAAERIVEQVAQECGVEAQIGVADGTFAALLAARAGRIIAPGQTAAFLAAMPVTTLDRPALTSLLRRLGVHTLGAFADLPPSDVLARFGLDAALAQRLAAGRDDRPLAVRQAPPELEVEERYDEPVDRVDSAAFAARALAERLHERLAGYGMAATRLAISAVTADGRELHRVWRHDGVLTAHAIADRTRWQLEGWITQRRMTAGIIALRLIPDGLVQQAGLQAGLWGDVGQERDRAHRALHRVQGILGPEAVVTGVLGGGRDPDAQATLVPWGDERVARRPAGPWPGRLPPPSPAVVLPEPLPVQLLDASGEVLRVSARLELSAPPARLVWEGRKIEVAGWAGPWPVEEQWWDGRRTHRSARLQVLLSTGRALLLTLDAGQWSITLHFD is encoded by the coding sequence ATGGGCGACGCCGCCCAGCGCACCATGCTCGTCTGGTGTCCGGACTGGCCGGTCATCGCCGCCGACCTGCTGGACGGGGTGCCCGCGCATCGGCCCGTCGCGGTGCTGCACGCCAACCGGGTCGTCGCCTCGTCCGCCGCCGCCCGTGCCGAGGGGGTGCGCCGCGGCCTGCGCAAACGTGAAGCACAGAGCAGGTGCCCGCAGGTGATCGTGATCGACTACGACCCGGTCCGCGACGTGCGGGCCTTCGAACCCGTGGTCGCCGCCGTCGAGGAGATCGCCGCCTCGGTGGCGGTGCTGCGCGCGGGCGTCTGCGCGTTCGCCGCCCGCGGCCCGGCCCGCTACTTCGGCGGCGAGGAGGCCGCCGCCGAGCGCATCGTCGAGCAGGTCGCGCAGGAATGCGGGGTGGAGGCCCAGATCGGCGTCGCCGACGGGACGTTCGCCGCGCTGCTGGCCGCCCGGGCCGGGCGGATCATCGCCCCCGGGCAGACCGCCGCGTTCCTGGCCGCGATGCCGGTGACCACCCTGGACCGGCCCGCGTTGACCAGCCTGCTGCGGCGACTCGGGGTGCATACCCTCGGGGCCTTCGCCGACCTGCCGCCCAGCGACGTGCTGGCCCGGTTCGGGCTCGACGCCGCACTCGCGCAGCGTCTGGCCGCGGGCCGCGACGACCGGCCGCTCGCGGTCCGCCAGGCCCCGCCCGAGCTGGAGGTCGAGGAGCGCTACGACGAGCCGGTGGACCGCGTCGACAGCGCCGCCTTCGCCGCGCGGGCGCTGGCCGAGCGGCTGCACGAGCGGCTCGCCGGATACGGCATGGCGGCCACCCGGCTGGCCATCAGCGCGGTCACCGCCGACGGCCGCGAACTGCACCGGGTATGGCGCCACGACGGCGTGCTCACCGCGCACGCCATCGCCGACCGCACCCGCTGGCAGCTGGAGGGGTGGATCACCCAGCGTCGGATGACCGCCGGGATCATCGCGCTGCGGCTCATCCCGGACGGGCTCGTCCAGCAGGCCGGACTGCAGGCCGGGCTGTGGGGCGACGTCGGACAGGAACGCGACCGGGCGCACCGGGCACTGCACCGGGTGCAGGGCATCCTCGGCCCGGAGGCGGTGGTGACCGGGGTGCTCGGCGGCGGCCGTGACCCCGATGCGCAGGCCACCCTGGTGCCGTGGGGCGACGAGCGGGTGGCGCGGCGGCCCGCCGGCCCGTGGCCCGGCCGGCTGCCACCGCCCTCGCCAGCCGTGGTGCTGCCGGAGCCGTTGCCGGTGCAGCTGCTCGACGCCTCCGGCGAGGTGCTGCGGGTCAGCGCGCGACTGGAGCTCAGTGCCCCGCCCGCCCGACTGGTCTGGGAGGGCCGGAAGATCGAGGTGGCCGGCTGGGCGGGCCCCTGGCCGGTGGAGGAGCAGTGGTGGGACGGCCGCCGCACCCACCGCTCCGCCCGCCTCCAGGTCCTCCTCTCCACCGGCCGAGCCCTCCTGCTCACCCTCGACGCCGGCCAATGGTCCATAACCCTCCACTTCGACTGA